One genomic window of Paraburkholderia phytofirmans PsJN includes the following:
- a CDS encoding efflux transporter outer membrane subunit — protein MRFPRCRLLAAVCACWFAGCTVGPDYHRPAVDTPSSFRYASPDAEVVDQGAVQWWSQFNDPVLDGLIQRALDQNKDLAIAAARVDEFYGRLMTTRAGLFPQVGANFGGGRGRSVPAPGFAPAVGNQVQLDVMASWEIDLFGRLRRLTEAARADYLGTQAAQQATRIALISSVATSYLLLRDLDQRLEIAKSTLASRADALSLFQERFTGGVVSQLQVSQAKSEYESAQASVYAFQQQIAQQENALSLLLGDNPGPIPRGKPLTQLSAPAIPAGLPSSLLERRPDILQAEQALVSANASIGAARAQYFPSISLTGMFGAASTALSGLWTGPARIWSFAGAISQPIFTGGAITGSVRTAEAQQQEALFSYEQAIQSAFADVENALVGVARVRDQLQATNRQVEALAQYASLARDLYEGGYTSYLEVLDAERSLFNAQLQQSQLQDQQLAEIVALYKALGYGWNVDSGSQTPTRG, from the coding sequence ATGAGATTCCCTCGATGCCGCTTATTGGCCGCTGTTTGCGCCTGCTGGTTCGCGGGCTGCACGGTCGGCCCCGACTATCACCGGCCTGCTGTCGACACACCGTCGTCGTTCCGCTATGCGTCACCGGACGCCGAAGTGGTCGATCAGGGCGCCGTGCAATGGTGGAGCCAGTTCAACGATCCAGTGCTCGATGGCCTGATCCAACGGGCGCTCGATCAGAACAAGGACCTCGCCATCGCGGCCGCGCGCGTCGACGAATTCTACGGACGCCTGATGACCACGCGTGCCGGGCTCTTCCCACAAGTCGGTGCGAACTTCGGCGGCGGGCGCGGCCGCAGCGTGCCCGCGCCGGGCTTCGCGCCGGCGGTCGGCAATCAGGTGCAACTGGACGTGATGGCGTCGTGGGAAATCGATCTGTTCGGCCGCCTGCGGCGCCTGACCGAAGCCGCGCGCGCCGATTATCTCGGCACTCAGGCCGCGCAGCAGGCGACCCGTATCGCGTTGATCTCCAGTGTGGCGACCTCGTATCTGTTGCTGCGCGATCTCGACCAGCGGCTGGAAATCGCGAAGTCGACGCTCGCCAGCCGTGCTGATGCGCTCTCGCTGTTTCAGGAGCGCTTCACCGGCGGAGTCGTGTCGCAACTTCAGGTGAGTCAGGCGAAGTCCGAATACGAGTCGGCGCAAGCATCCGTGTACGCATTCCAGCAGCAGATCGCGCAACAGGAAAACGCGTTGTCGCTGCTGCTCGGCGACAACCCCGGACCGATCCCGCGCGGCAAGCCGTTGACGCAACTCAGCGCGCCCGCGATCCCGGCGGGCCTGCCGTCGTCGCTGCTTGAACGACGGCCCGATATCTTGCAAGCCGAACAGGCTTTGGTCTCCGCGAACGCGTCGATTGGCGCGGCGCGCGCGCAGTACTTCCCGAGCATTTCGCTGACGGGCATGTTCGGCGCGGCGAGCACGGCGCTCTCCGGACTGTGGACGGGGCCGGCGCGCATCTGGTCGTTTGCGGGCGCGATCTCGCAGCCGATCTTCACCGGCGGCGCGATCACAGGATCGGTGCGCACCGCCGAGGCGCAGCAGCAAGAGGCGCTGTTCAGCTACGAGCAGGCTATCCAGTCCGCTTTTGCCGATGTGGAGAACGCCTTGGTCGGCGTGGCGCGCGTGCGTGACCAGTTGCAGGCGACCAATCGCCAGGTCGAGGCGCTTGCGCAATATGCTTCGCTCGCGCGCGATTTATACGAAGGCGGCTATACGAGCTACCTGGAAGTGCTCGACGCCGAGCGCAGTCTGTTCAATGCGCAGCTTCAGCAGTCGCAATTGCAGGACCAGCAGCTTGCCGAGATCGTCGCGTTGTACAAGGCGCTTGGCTATGGCTGGAACGTCGACAGCGGCTCGCAGACGCCAACGCGCGGGTGA
- a CDS encoding isocitrate lyase/PEP mutase family protein, which yields MSRTVAEKRAAFKALHTSGCFILPNPWDAGSARYLHTLGFQALATTSSGFAWSTGHADNSLPRDAILTHLRKIVEATDLPVNADFENGFGSTPNEVAESVRLAIETGVAGLSIEDSTGNAAAPLFSIEVAVERISAARRAIDENGGDTLLVGRAENFFAGSPDLDDAIARLKAYSEAGADCLYAPGIQTREQIEAVVAAVAPKPVNLLIGSTSPFTLQDVAALGVRRISVGGALARAAWGGFMQAAQSLAQGRFDGFAGAAPGSLLNELFEKRG from the coding sequence ATGTCCCGCACCGTCGCCGAGAAGCGCGCCGCGTTCAAAGCCCTGCACACGTCCGGCTGTTTCATCCTGCCCAATCCGTGGGATGCCGGCAGCGCGCGCTATCTGCATACGCTCGGCTTCCAGGCGCTAGCCACGACCAGTTCCGGCTTTGCCTGGTCCACCGGACACGCCGACAACAGCTTGCCGCGCGACGCCATCCTCACGCACCTGCGCAAGATCGTCGAAGCGACCGACCTGCCCGTCAACGCGGACTTCGAGAACGGCTTCGGCAGCACGCCGAACGAGGTCGCGGAAAGTGTCAGGCTCGCCATCGAAACCGGCGTGGCCGGCCTGTCGATCGAGGACTCCACCGGCAACGCCGCCGCGCCGCTTTTCTCCATCGAAGTTGCCGTCGAGCGCATTAGCGCCGCGCGCCGCGCCATCGACGAAAACGGCGGCGATACGCTGCTGGTCGGCCGGGCGGAAAACTTCTTCGCCGGCTCGCCCGATCTCGACGACGCGATCGCGCGACTCAAGGCCTACTCGGAGGCGGGCGCCGACTGTCTGTACGCGCCAGGCATTCAGACGCGCGAACAGATCGAGGCGGTGGTCGCCGCCGTGGCGCCGAAGCCCGTCAATCTGCTGATCGGCTCGACCTCGCCGTTCACGCTGCAGGACGTGGCCGCGCTCGGCGTGCGGCGCATCAGCGTCGGCGGCGCGCTGGCCCGCGCGGCGTGGGGCGGTTTCATGCAGGCGGCGCAGTCACTCGCCCAAGGCCGCTTCGACGGGTTTGCCGGCGCCGCGCCGGGCTCGCTGCTCAACGAACTGTTCGAGAAGCGCGGGTGA
- a CDS encoding LysR family transcriptional regulator produces MELKLLRAFLTVAELRHFGHAAEALYVSQPALSKQIVALEASLGARLFERGRHGAELTIFGEGFLADAEALVRDADNILARAREASSGTRGYLRVGLGLSTLTEAPQLIAQFRKLHPNVSVTLNDLSSAEQSRRLLGGKLDVGFLRLPADAGLSTLPILDEALALAIPQYARWKRVPSNLQELNEPGFIALSRGRGPGLAAQIDHWCGEHGFVPKVIQQADDIQSVLAGVAAGVGAAFLPSRAQYLLRDARVLPLRDAAARWRVALAWQTTRDDPVVANFVAFVRAAKKSLRAGSAAPG; encoded by the coding sequence ATGGAACTCAAACTCCTGCGCGCCTTTCTGACCGTCGCTGAACTCCGCCACTTCGGGCACGCCGCCGAAGCGCTTTATGTCAGCCAGCCCGCTCTGAGCAAGCAGATCGTGGCGTTGGAAGCGAGCCTTGGCGCGCGGCTGTTCGAGCGCGGACGGCACGGCGCGGAGCTGACCATCTTCGGCGAAGGATTTCTTGCCGACGCCGAGGCGCTGGTCCGCGACGCGGACAATATCCTCGCGCGTGCGCGCGAGGCGAGCAGCGGCACGCGTGGCTATCTGCGCGTCGGCCTCGGACTTTCGACGTTGACCGAAGCGCCGCAACTGATCGCCCAATTCCGCAAGCTCCATCCGAACGTCAGCGTGACACTCAACGATCTGTCTTCCGCGGAGCAGTCCCGGCGGCTTCTCGGCGGCAAGCTCGATGTCGGCTTCCTGCGCTTGCCCGCCGACGCCGGCCTGTCCACCTTGCCGATACTCGACGAGGCCCTGGCATTGGCGATACCGCAGTACGCACGCTGGAAACGCGTTCCGTCGAATCTGCAGGAATTGAACGAGCCCGGCTTCATCGCGCTGTCACGCGGACGCGGTCCCGGCCTCGCGGCACAAATCGATCACTGGTGCGGTGAGCATGGCTTCGTGCCCAAGGTAATCCAGCAAGCCGACGACATTCAATCGGTCCTTGCCGGCGTGGCGGCGGGCGTGGGCGCGGCGTTCCTGCCGTCACGCGCGCAATACCTGTTACGCGACGCGAGAGTGCTGCCGTTGCGCGATGCCGCCGCACGCTGGCGGGTGGCACTGGCGTGGCAGACCACGCGCGACGATCCCGTGGTGGCGAATTTCGTCGCGTTCGTTCGCGCGGCGAAGAAGTCCCTGCGTGCCGGTTCCGCTGCGCCGGGTTGA